In one window of Juglans regia cultivar Chandler chromosome 3, Walnut 2.0, whole genome shotgun sequence DNA:
- the LOC118347975 gene encoding transcription factor Pur-alpha 1-like, with amino-acid sequence MKSCKEVFIDQKFFEFRKENHRWWKIIESSHRVVKYIALDNEPMGWLGAMVRECAVSKGVHEFLRTRRIGDTVLMVRKGHNYNGNFMSLLEFGRDKRRGLIVVPEGRKGEGWRNFGDTLMELHASSGLCKRTRALCVVQADNLKMNRGDGGGVPSYSEVL; translated from the coding sequence ATGAAGAGTTGTAAAGAGGTTTTCATTGATCAGAAGTTTTTCGAGTTTAGGAAGGAAAATCATAGGTGGTGGAAAATCATAGAAAGTAGTCACCGTGTTGTGAAATACATAGCCTTAGATAATGAACCTATGGGGTGGCTGGGTGCTATGGTGAGGGAGTGTGCAGTATCAAAGGGTGTTCATGAGTTTCTGAGAACTCGTAGAATAGGAGACACGGTGCTAATGGTACGGAAGGGACATAATTACAATGGCAATTTCATGTCTCTCTTGGAGTTTGGTCGTGATAAGAGGAGAGGTTTGATTGTTGTGCCGGAAGGTaggaagggggaggggtggAGAAATTTCGGTGATACATTAATGGAACTCCATGCATCTTCTGGTTTGTGCAAGAGAACCAGAGCACTTTGTGTTGTTCAAGCAGATAACTTGAAGATGAACAGAGGAGATGGTGGGGGCGTTCCATCGTACAGTGAGGTGCTTTAG